A window of Hevea brasiliensis isolate MT/VB/25A 57/8 chromosome 14, ASM3005281v1, whole genome shotgun sequence contains these coding sequences:
- the LOC131172541 gene encoding uncharacterized protein LOC131172541: MALELPQFAVITTKSLKGRYAHYMTENEEPRGYVNCREEDIFSPFVKIELERKNIDRKYVHLRFCCGNKYWARRGQGSSTNDMRIFASSNQPEADTSKWSCTLFEPISHSDGYFHLIHVHSGKRLRISASTPARLYVDDNDRGTSDAFYDFSFINWDTLVILPKHVAFKGDNGKYLKAIRFGSHEYLQFSSDDGNEEATAYEVTNNPDGHIRISSKVYGKFWRLSPSWIWVDSTDTSGSNVDTLFWPLKVNDNTIALRNAGNERLCKRLTTEGKTDCLNAAVSTITTEARLQVQELVLERHLYDVVYRMEDARIFDERPIVAGTGTASNNTKQASEYTITVLYEDTSSYTFSNSLSIMTGVRTTIQTGLPCIFEGKIGVTAEVTNSLEWNRTTKETKKAEAAYKVVVPSMSSVRVDYVATRGTCNVPFSYTQRDRRSTDGSFDIRQHVDGVYSGVNCYSFHFEQTNPTRLA; the protein is encoded by the coding sequence ATGGCACTTGAGCTTCCACAGTTCGCGGTGATTACTACAAAATCTCTTAAAGGACGCTACGCACATTACATGACTGAAAACGAGGAGCCGCGTGGTTATGTGAACTGTAGGGAAGAGGATATCTTTAGCCCATTCGTCAAGATTGAGCTTGAGAGAAAAAACATCGACAGAAAGTATGTGCACTTACGATTTTGTTGCGGCAATAAATACTGGGCGCGGCGTGGGCAAGGATCAAGCACAAATGATATGCGGATTTTTGCCAGCTCCAACCAACCGGAGGCAGATACATCCAAATGGTCATGTACGTTGTTTGAGCCAATTTCGCATAGTGATGGCTACTTCCACTTGATTCACGTTCACAGCGGAAAGCGGCTGCGAATAAGTGCATCGACTCCTGCACGCCTTTATGTAGATGATAATGATAGAGGTACCTCAGATGCTTTCTATGATTTCAGTTTTATCAATTGGGATACATTAGTGATATTGCCCAAGCATGTAGCATTTAAAGGCGACAATGGCAAGTATCTCAAAGCTATCAGGTTCGGGAGCCATGAGTACCTGCAATTCTCATCCGATGATGGCAATGAGGAGGCAACGGCCTACGAGGTCACCAATAATCCGGACGGACATATTCGCATCTCGTCTAAAGTTTATGGCAAGTTTTGGAGACTAAGTCCTAGTTGGATATGGGTAGATTCTACTGACACTAGTGGCTCAAACGTTGACACTTTGTTTTGGCCGCTCAAAGTTAACGATAATACCATCGCTCTTCGCAATGCAGGTAATGAGAGATTATGTAAACGTCTTACAACCGAGGGAAAGACAGATTGTCTTAATGCTGCGGTTTCCACCATTACCACAGAAGCAAGATTGCAAGTGCAAGAACTTGTTCTTGAAAGACACCTCTATGATGTTGTATACCGCATGGAGGATGCTCGGATATTTGATGAGAGACCTATCGTAGCAGGCACTGGCACTGCTAGTAATAATACAAAACAAGCATCAGAGTATACTATCACGGTTTTGTATGAAGATACTAGCTCTTACACTTTTAGCAACAGTCTCTCCATAATGACAGGCGTCAGAACCACCATCCAAACTGGTCTTCCATGCATATTTGAAGGAAAGATTGGAGTCACTGCTGAGGTAACCAACTCGTTGGAGTGGAATAGAACGACCAAGGAAACAAAAAAAGCAGAGGCTGCATATAAAGTTGTTGTGCCATCAATGAGCAGTGTTAGAGTTGATTATGTGGCAACACGGGGCACATGTAATGTTCCTTTCTCCTACACTCAGCGAGACAGGCGTTCTACTGATGGGAGTTTTGATATTAGGCAACATGTTGATGGTGTTTATTCTGGCGTCAATTGTTACAGCTTCCACTTCGAGCAAACTAATCCTACACGTCTGGCTTGA